In Phlebotomus papatasi isolate M1 chromosome 1, Ppap_2.1, whole genome shotgun sequence, the following proteins share a genomic window:
- the LOC129799947 gene encoding leukocyte receptor cluster member 8 homolog, whose translation MADVSASGANTVAQSPGVLSGNLGNTSVPPPPLPQQQQQNPGWQMYNFPNMYSATGFSPQYAQYYNAYYQHMQGYLQQQHYQQPSKPQTGTPNAPPGFGNAVNEAGGGNLGNKHQEDNPPLPAGPPPPPAPTFSNPRAPYFSGNPPQQPSKFGPIRFNINRPTKQSPFQGHLAANQQKQQQQQHGQQPQFNNGQQKKKRKKNKNKQQFNDAQIPPAPPPPIITPDLSKPPPPLPAAPKAPSPPAVAVSKKSTPIPPNPFNNPTDAWPESLNNYVTRCYAKCKTDFDKDQIGICLKGRITAAANKGELWTKDWDNEPIPSVHSERNTLLVQRPPVAGLLTQYQKPSGASGAQNHHQSKKGISQSLGARLGSKASSRISRSRSRSPRKRRSSRSSSVSPRRKRRSTSSSSDASSSYRGKGKAPKLSLSTKGRKGKKGGSPRRSGAPFYSQNGVIGGAVEGDVERLQQRAARFNKPSVQSSVVSVVNPFNRRKKLHMPSASRPFVDDAEDGNRFDLSDIHIVGTCRDVEKSFLRLTKAPAPNEVRPVDVLKISLASVKAKWVEKQDYVYACDQLKSIRQDLTVQGIRDGFTVEVYETHARIAMEKGDHEEFNQCQTQLKMLYGEVGGENCLEFTAYRILYYIFTKNTLDLTTILKSLTVKMRENISVAHALELRTSWALGNYCKFFQLYKSAPLMAGYLIDWFVDRERKLALKNIIKAYRINIPVEYIAKTLAFENTTKCTEWLEPFELTFVISDGVKSQIDCKNSMNVVGNI comes from the exons ATGGCTGATGTATCAGCATCCGGAGCAAATACCGTGGCTCAGAGTCCGGGAGTTTTGTCTGGAAATCTCGGGAATACTTCCGTGCCTCCACCACCGTTGCCCCAGCAGCAGCAGCAAAATCCCGGCTGGCAGATGTACAATTTTCCCAATATGTACAGTGCCACGGGATTTAGTCCTCAGTATGCACAATACTACAATGCCTACTACCAGCACATGCAGGGATACCTGCAGCAGCAGCACTATCAGCAACCCAGTAAGCCTCAGACGGGAACGCCAAATGCACCACCGGGCTTTGGGAATGCTGTAAATGAGGCGGGTGGAGGAAATCTTGGGAATAAGCATCAGGAAGACAATCCACCATTGCCAGCGGGGCCACCGCCACCACCAGCTCCTACATTTTCCAATCCGCGTGCGCCCTATTTCAGTGGGAATCCGCCCCAGCAGCCGTCCAAATTCGGTCCTATTCGGTTCAATATCAATCGCCCCACGAAGCAGAGCCCCTTTCAGGGCCATCTAGCGGCAAATCAACAGaaacagcagcagcagcagcatgGACAGCAACCACAATTCAACAATGGAcaacagaagaagaagaggaagaagaacaaaaataaacaacaaTTCAATGATGCTCAAATTCCTCCAGCTCCTCCACCACCAATTATAACACCGGATCTATCCAAGCCTCCGCCACCTCTGCCAGCAGCACCCAAAGCCCCATCTCCTCCGGCCGTGGCTGTGTCCAAGAAATCAACACCAATCCCGCCAAATCCCTTCAATAATCCCACAGATGCCTGGCCAGAGAGTCTCAATAACTACGTCACCCGGTGCTATGCCAAGTGCAAGACGGACTTCGATAAAGATCAAATTGGCATTTGCCTAAAGGGACGGATAACGGCAGCAGCCAATAAGGGTGAATTGTGGACAAAAGATTGGGACAATGAGCCCATTCCCAGTGTTCACAGCGAAAGGAATACATTGCTAGTGCAGAGGCCACCAGTAGCTGGTCTCCTAACGCAATACCAAAAGCCTAGTGGTGCTTCCGGGGCACAGAATCATCATCAATCCAAGAAGGGTATTTCGCAGAGTTTGGGCGCGAGATTGGGTTCAAAGGCCAGCAGCAGAATAAGTCGGTCGCGTTCACGTTCACCACGGAAACGTCGTTCGTCACGCAGTTCCTCCGTCAGTCCACGACGAAAGCGCCGGAGCACGAGCTCAAGCAGTGACGCTTCATCGTCGTACCGGGGCAAGGGCAAAGCACCCAAATTGTCCCTGAGCACAAAGGGGCGCAAGGGTAAAAAGGGTGGATCCCCCAGGAGAAGTGGCGCCCCCTTCTACTCGCAAAATGGCGTGATAGGGGGTGCTGTTGAGGGGGATGTCGAGAGGTTGCAACAGCGTGCAGCCAGATTCAATAAACCGAGCGTACAGTCGAGTGTGGTGAGTGTAGTGAATCCCTTCAATAGGCGCAAGAAGCTTCATATGCCATCGGCCAGTCGGCCTTTTGTCGATGATGCTGAAGATGGGAATCGCTTTGATCTGTCGGATATTCATATTGTGGGCACGTGCAGGGATGTGGAAAAGTCTTTCTTAAGGCTGACCAAGGCTCCGGCACCCAATGAAGTTAGGCCAGTGGATGTCCTCAAGATTTCACTGGCCAGCGTCAAGGCCAAATGGGTGGAGAAGCAAGACTATGTCTATGCGTGTGATCAGCTCAAGTCCATTCGGCAGGATTTAACG GTTCAAGGGATTCGCGATGGTTTTACGGTGGAAGTTTATGAGACACACGCTAGAATAGCAATGGAAaagggtgatcatgaggaattTAATCAGTGTCAGACGCAATTGAAGATGCTTTATGGTGAGGTTGGGGGTGAAAATTGTTTAGAATTCACCGCATATCGGATACTCTACTACATCTTCACGAAAAACACACTCG ACTTGACCACGATATTGAAATCTCTGACAGTGAAAATGCGTGAAAATATATCCGTAGCCCATGCGTTAGAATTAAGAACGTCATGGGCTCTGGGTAACTATTGCAAATTTTTCCAATTATACAAATCCGCTCCCCTTATGGCTGGCTACCTAATTGACTGGTTTGTCGATAGGGAACGCAAGCTGGCACTTAAGAATATTATCAAAGC